The following coding sequences lie in one Zingiber officinale cultivar Zhangliang chromosome 2B, Zo_v1.1, whole genome shotgun sequence genomic window:
- the LOC122045848 gene encoding T-complex protein 1 subunit delta: MAATAAVPRASSSKTESYVDTKRRDDVRQANIIAARAVADAVRTSLGPKGMDKMIASANGEVIITNDGATILNKMEVIQPAAKMLVDLSRSQDAAAGDGTTTVVVLAGSLLKSSLSLLSAGVHPTAVSDALHRLSIRAVDVLHGMAIPLDLSNRDALVKSAATSLNSKVVSQYSSLLAPLAVDAVLSVVDPAQPDIVDLRDVKIVKKLGGTVDDTELVKGLVFDKKVSHSAGGPTRVENAKIAVIQFQISPPKTDIEQSIVVSDYTQMDRILREERNYILGMVKKIKATGCNVLLIQKSILRDAVTDLSLHYLAKVKILVVKDVERDEIEFITKTLNCLPIANIEHFREDKLGFANCVEEASVGDGKIVKITGIKDMGRTTTVLVRGSNQLVLDEAERSLHDALCVVRCLVNKKFLIAGGGAPEIEMSRQLGAWAKELQGMDSYCIKEFAEALEVIPYTLAENAGLNSIVIVTELRNRHAQGEINAGINVRKGQITNILEENIVQPLLVSTSTITLAAECVRMILKIDDIVTVR, translated from the exons ATGGCCGCCACCGCCGCCGTTCCTCGGGCTTCTTCTTCGAAAACAGAGAGCTATGTGGACACGAAGCGGCGCGACGATGTCCGGCAGGCTAACATCATCGCCGCCCGCGCGGTCGCCGACGCAGTGCGCACTAGCCTGGGCCCCAAAGGAATGGACAAGATGATCGCATCCGCCAACGGCGAGGTAATCATCACCAACGACGGCGCCACCATCCTCAACAAGATGGAGGTAATTCAGCCTGCCGCCAAGATGCTCGTCGATCTATCCCGTTCCCAGGACGCCGCAGCCGGTGACGGCACGACGACCGTGGTCGTACTGGCGGGATCCCTTCTCAAGAgctccctttctctcctctccgCCGGCGTCCACCCCACTGCGGTCTCCGATGCCCTTCATCGCTTGTCCATTCGTGCTGTCGACGTCCTCCATGGTATGGCCATTCCACTTGATCTCTCCAATCGTGACGCCCTTGTAAAGTCTGCCGCCACCTCCCTCAACAGCAAGGTCGTCAGTCAGTATTCCTCCCTTCTGGCCCCCTTGGCAGTTGACGCTGTCCTCTCCGTCGTCGACCCTGCACAACCGGACATTGTTGATCTCCGCGATGTGAAGATAGTGAAAAAGCTGGGAGGCACTGTCGATGACACTGAGCTGGTTAAAGGCCTCGTCTTTGATAAGAAGGTCAGCCATTCAGCTGGCGGCCCAACTCGGGTTGAGAATGCTAAGATCGCCGTCATACAGTTTCAAATTTCACCGCCAAAGACCGACATTGAGCAGAGCATCGTGGTCTCCGACTACACCCAGATGGACCGGATCCTACGAGAAGAACGGAATTATATTCTAGGGATGGTCAAGAAGATCAAGGCAACAGGTTGCAATGTGCTTCTTATTCAAAAAAGCATTCTGAGAGATGCTGTGACTGATCTCTCACTGCACTACCTGGCCAAGGTGAAAATTCTGGTGGTAAAGGATGTTGAAAGAGATGAGATTGAATTTATCACAAAAACTTTGAACTGCCTGCCAATTGCCAATATTGAGCACTTCCGAGAGGACAAGCTAGGGTTCGCAAATTGCGTGGAGGAAGCCTCGGTCGGGGATGGGAAGATTGTGAAGATCACAGGGATCAAAGATATGGGAAGGACAACAACTGTTCTTGTTCGGGGATCAAACCAGCTGGTTCTCGACGAAGCAGAGCGCAGTCTCCATGATGCACTTTGTGTTGTCAG ATGCTTGGTAAATAAGAAGTTTCTAATTGCTGGTGGGGGTGCACCGGAGATCGAAATGTCCAGGCAGCTTGGAGCGTGGGCTAAAGAGCTTCAAGGCATGGACAGCTACTGCATCAAGGAGTTTGCAGAAGCTCTTGAGGTCATTCCCTACACTTTGGCGGAGAACGCCGGTCTAAACTCGATAGTCATTGTCACAGAGCTCAGGAACCGGCATGCCCAGGGCGAGATCAATGCTGGGATCAATGTGAGGAAGGGGCAAATCACAAACATCCTGGAGGAGAATATCGTGCAACCGCTATTGGTTAGCACCAGCACAATCACATTGGCAGCCGAGTGTGTGAGAATGATTTTGAAGATAGATGACATTGTCACTGTGAGGTAA